The DNA region TTTCAGGACAAAAGCATCGCCGCAGTGGCGGGCTATGTCAAAAGCTTGAAGGAAAACTGGCTCACCTCCTGCAGGGAGCTGGATTATATTATCGGACAGGATATCCACAAGGTTGCCCAAGCGCATATAGACGCGCTTTTTGTAATGCCTGGCTGCTCAAGCGCCTTTCGAACCGGGATATTCAGAAAATACATCTCATTTGACCACGACACTCTCACTGAAGACCTGGACTTTACGTACAAGCTGCATGAAAACAACCTGAAAATAAAATATAACCAGAACGCCATATCCTATACGCAGGATCCAGCAACAATTAAGGCATACATACGCCAAATGAAGCGCTGGTACAGCGGCGGCTGGCAGAACCTGGTAAAGCACAGAAAAGTGGCATCCAAAAGGCCGGGAAACGCACTTGAGCTATCACTAATATATATGGAAGGGCTGACTTTCTCACTGCTTATTTTTGTAGTGCCTTTGCTGAGCATGTCTTTCTTTGTGAACTTCATGGCTTCCTACTTTGTCCTGCTTTTCCTGTTTGCGTTCTACGGCTCCTACATCAGAAAGAGAATGGACATTCTAATCTACTTTCCTCTTTACACACTGCTCATATTTCTAAACGCATCGCTCCTTCTCATGACCTTTACAAGCGAGGTCGTCCTGAAGAAGAAAAACAACGATTGGGACAAGCTGGAGCGGAGGAAAATAAAATGCAGTTTGTAGGGGGTCTTTCATTGGCGGTGCACATACTGATAATTATCGTGTTTGCTGTAAAAAAGAAGCTGAACATTGCGCTAGGGCGCTTTAGTTCAGGGCCTCTTAAGAAGATACTCCCTCTAGTCATTATCTCCTGCCTTTTCTTCATAATCTCGACCAGCTCAATTGCCGCACTCAATACCACCTTAAATAGCCGCCCTAACTGGGAATTGCTTGAGACGCCCGAAAAGTGCCAGGAAATAACACCGGAAATAAGCCAGAGAACCGTTGTTCTGAGAATTGATGACGTGCAGGCATTTGCCTGGAGAAACGCTACCATTACGTTACTTGGCGACTCCCTGCAGAGAGGAATTCCCCTTTCCGTGGGATTAATCCCTTATGCAATCGAAAGTGATGCCGAGATGTACAGATTTCTCTATGAAAACCGGTGCAAAATCGAAATATGCCTTCACGGCTGGAGCCTGACTTCAAAAGCGCATAGCCGGTATGAAATCGAAAGGCAGGAAATAGACAAAAGCGCAAATGACCTAATGCGTGCAAAGTCAAAAATG from Candidatus Aenigmatarchaeota archaeon includes:
- a CDS encoding glycosyltransferase family 2 protein — translated: MKISILIPCYNEEKTIKACIESCFCQTRKPDEIVIVDDGSTDSTPQILKSFGKKIRAVRTPKNTGNKSKAQEFGLKYVTGDVFITADADTLLHCDFVKQIERDFQDKSIAAVAGYVKSLKENWLTSCRELDYIIGQDIHKVAQAHIDALFVMPGCSSAFRTGIFRKYISFDHDTLTEDLDFTYKLHENNLKIKYNQNAISYTQDPATIKAYIRQMKRWYSGGWQNLVKHRKVASKRPGNALELSLIYMEGLTFSLLIFVVPLLSMSFFVNFMASYFVLLFLFAFYGSYIRKRMDILIYFPLYTLLIFLNASLLLMTFTSEVVLKKKNNDWDKLERRKIKCSL
- a CDS encoding DUF2334 domain-containing protein codes for the protein MQFVGGLSLAVHILIIIVFAVKKKLNIALGRFSSGPLKKILPLVIISCLFFIISTSSIAALNTTLNSRPNWELLETPEKCQEITPEISQRTVVLRIDDVQAFAWRNATITLLGDSLQRGIPLSVGLIPYAIESDAEMYRFLYENRCKIEICLHGWSLTSKAHSRYEIERQEIDKSANDLMRAKSKMEQLFGVEIVTFMPPENVYPEALESVIQNAGFSIISSEGSGYYDYTASTYNFQKNEIVSTQEIIELCEKAFYEGQPCIIMVHPQDYTTGGMLDKEKYKNYLQMLDELEKRGVSFARLKDLPEEALAGE